One Thermosphaera aggregans DNA segment encodes these proteins:
- a CDS encoding DUF460 domain-containing protein: MGIDIQAGSSPLSSKEPKYSAVILKDGELVASYEDLPLYKVLRLVIEHHVDVIAVDNVFELASSVDKLEKLMELIPHTCKIVQVTKIGAEFVSTRELSKELFGSRMDLTPLKTAYLNAVAASKGYGSEVQVFSNKTKIIITRGRSVSQGGMSQERYKRSIKAGILQATKEVKKILDENNLEYDMMVKKSRGGLEKSVFIVYAPRESLYGLIKPVSYKNVKIVVKPFKSTPLVASTGLQRPLIMGIDPGMTVGVALVDLDGRPVFAKSWRTIDRYEIISTISSYGKVVVVATDVSNPPELVKKIGALLGAIVYAPERDITVDEKNKLVSELKETYDFQIEDSHARDALVAALKAYRHYLNTILEVKSKLRNIEGVDAYSVISEVIKGRSLSEVLEQVYRRRVQEHSKPVEIEHKPSTHFEKVSDSGLKERVRSLEAIVLKLSNDLKEKEKMLKDLETEVRLLKSRKTYDEDYERKISLLEVNLANLTRRLEESRNLIEALEKERKWLRDLIVKVSEGSHILLPKAVNLNKIVEDDLLKEKVRRHKGVFTPELGIIESKTIEFLKSIKGYVVTSKDQAVDSRVLRIPIVKAEVLGEVEDYVVLERSVEETASHIWEELELIEAFETRSRIRKLIEEYQKSRGIKE; the protein is encoded by the coding sequence ATGGGAATCGATATTCAAGCCGGTAGCTCCCCTCTCAGCTCTAAAGAGCCCAAGTACTCAGCAGTGATTCTTAAAGATGGTGAATTAGTAGCTTCATACGAGGACCTCCCGTTGTACAAGGTTCTACGGTTGGTTATTGAACACCATGTTGACGTGATAGCGGTTGACAATGTTTTCGAACTCGCAAGCAGTGTTGATAAGCTTGAGAAATTAATGGAGCTAATACCTCATACGTGTAAAATTGTCCAGGTAACTAAGATAGGAGCAGAATTCGTGAGCACAAGGGAGCTTTCCAAGGAGTTGTTTGGGAGCAGGATGGATTTAACCCCGCTGAAAACAGCCTATCTCAACGCCGTAGCGGCTTCCAAGGGTTATGGTTCAGAGGTTCAGGTTTTCAGTAATAAAACAAAGATTATCATCACAAGAGGGAGGAGTGTTTCGCAGGGAGGGATGAGCCAGGAGCGTTATAAACGCAGTATAAAAGCAGGGATACTACAAGCTACCAAGGAGGTTAAGAAGATACTGGATGAGAACAATCTTGAATACGATATGATGGTTAAGAAAAGCCGCGGGGGGCTTGAAAAGAGTGTTTTCATAGTTTACGCGCCTAGGGAAAGCCTCTACGGGTTGATCAAACCAGTAAGCTATAAGAACGTTAAGATTGTGGTGAAGCCGTTCAAGTCAACACCATTAGTGGCGAGCACAGGGCTTCAAAGACCCTTAATAATGGGTATTGACCCTGGGATGACTGTTGGAGTAGCGCTCGTTGATTTAGACGGCCGCCCTGTGTTCGCGAAAAGCTGGAGAACCATCGACAGATATGAAATAATCTCCACAATTTCCAGTTATGGCAAAGTGGTTGTTGTAGCCACCGATGTTTCAAACCCACCGGAACTGGTTAAGAAAATAGGCGCCCTTCTGGGTGCAATAGTTTACGCTCCTGAACGCGACATAACTGTTGATGAGAAGAATAAGCTCGTTAGCGAGTTGAAAGAGACCTATGATTTTCAGATCGAGGATTCTCACGCCAGGGACGCGTTAGTGGCGGCACTGAAAGCCTACAGGCATTACCTAAACACTATTCTCGAAGTGAAATCTAAGTTGAGAAATATTGAAGGTGTTGATGCCTACTCAGTAATCTCGGAGGTAATCAAGGGTAGGTCTCTCTCGGAGGTTTTGGAACAAGTATATCGGAGAAGAGTTCAAGAACACTCTAAGCCGGTTGAAATCGAACATAAACCCTCAACGCATTTCGAGAAGGTTAGCGACTCCGGGTTAAAGGAGAGAGTTAGGAGTTTAGAAGCAATTGTTCTTAAGCTTTCGAACGATCTGAAGGAAAAGGAGAAGATGCTGAAGGATCTTGAAACCGAAGTCCGACTCCTTAAGTCAAGGAAAACCTATGATGAAGACTACGAGAGAAAAATCTCACTGTTAGAGGTGAACCTGGCGAATCTTACCAGGAGGCTGGAGGAGTCTCGTAACCTTATTGAAGCCTTGGAGAAAGAGCGTAAGTGGCTAAGAGATTTGATAGTAAAGGTTTCCGAAGGGAGTCATATCCTACTGCCTAAAGCCGTTAATTTGAACAAAATTGTTGAGGATGACTTGTTGAAGGAAAAGGTTAGAAGGCACAAAGGGGTTTTCACGCCCGAATTAGGAATCATCGAGTCAAAAACAATAGAGTTTTTAAAATCCATCAAGGGATATGTCGTGACTTCAAAGGATCAAGCCGTGGATTCCAGGGTATTGAGGATTCCCATTGTGAAGGCTGAAGTACTAGGTGAAGTAGAAGATTACGTGGTTTTGGAAAGGAGCGTTGAAGAAACCGCTAGTCATATTTGGGAGGAACTGGAACTGATAGAGGCTTTTGAAACCAGGTCAAGAATAAGGAAGCTTATAGAGGAGTATCAAAAATCAAGAGGTATTAAGGAGTAA
- a CDS encoding CBS domain-containing protein, with protein MIMMIKDFISSDIPVLDKNDSLMEFVRHLEKTGLDKALVTGYMPDGRKRVCGVVTSRDVLVKIVSERLRRSSLGRLRISGFMTENPYKASLNTDLVSLVKTMSSRGYGIIPVEDEALHGAIIRKSLLRLLFNDSTHVKNIVDNHPLKARASDSLLDVRQKILGTDKSFVIVVNESGEPVGYLTVKEVAYAFATFIKNVPEKFRKERISQLIARDYMTKINLEIKVSSSIGEAAKSIYESDTKGAVVVGEKGFEGVVTDSELINYLAISLLSGRQIG; from the coding sequence ATGATCATGATGATCAAGGATTTCATCTCCTCTGATATACCCGTGCTGGATAAGAACGATTCACTTATGGAGTTTGTAAGACATCTAGAGAAGACGGGTCTTGATAAGGCATTGGTAACGGGGTACATGCCTGACGGCCGTAAAAGAGTGTGCGGCGTAGTTACCTCGAGAGATGTCTTAGTAAAGATAGTCTCGGAGAGACTGAGGAGGTCGTCTCTCGGGAGGCTGAGGATTTCCGGCTTCATGACTGAGAACCCGTATAAAGCCTCCTTAAACACAGACCTCGTCTCGCTTGTGAAAACTATGAGCTCGAGAGGGTATGGCATTATACCTGTAGAGGATGAGGCTTTACATGGAGCAATTATCAGAAAATCCCTGCTGAGGCTACTGTTTAACGATTCCACGCATGTTAAAAATATTGTGGATAATCATCCATTGAAGGCCAGAGCTTCCGACTCACTCCTAGATGTTAGACAGAAGATTCTGGGAACTGATAAAAGCTTCGTCATCGTAGTTAACGAATCCGGGGAACCCGTAGGATATTTAACTGTCAAGGAGGTTGCTTACGCTTTTGCAACATTCATAAAGAATGTCCCGGAAAAGTTCCGAAAAGAACGGATATCCCAGTTAATCGCAAGGGATTATATGACCAAGATTAACCTGGAAATTAAAGTAAGCTCCTCCATTGGTGAAGCTGCCAAATCTATCTACGAGTCAGACACAAAGGGTGCGGTGGTAGTAGGGGAGAAGGGTTTCGAAGGCGTGGTCACTGACTCGGAGTTAATAAACTATCTTGCAATAAGCTTACTCTCGGGAAGGCAAATTGGATAA
- a CDS encoding methionine adenosyltransferase yields MERNIEVELLKMQSVRAMKVELVERKGLGHPDYIADSASEVASKALSRYYLKHFGTILHHNLDKTLLVGGQSSPKFGGGELLEPIYIIVAGRATTEVKTNDGVEKIPFGKIIVEAVKDWIKSNFRYLDPEKHVIVDYMVRKGSTDLITVFEAGKKSIPLANDTSIGVGYAPLTTLEKLVYETERLLNSPRFKDKHPAVGEDVKVMGLRRGKTVALTIAAAIIDSQVRDMGEYINTKDLVKEAVLDLASKIAPDFDVKVFVNTADLPDKGSVYLTVTGTSAEHGDDGATGRGNRANGLIPPMRPISLEATAGKNPVNHVGKIYNVVARQIAERVYSQFSHVFSDVYVEILSQIGKPIDKPLVASIKLIPLDINMAETPSHIINEIQAIANEELENIVNVTELVLNDKVSLY; encoded by the coding sequence ATGGAGAGAAACATAGAAGTAGAATTATTGAAAATGCAGAGCGTCAGAGCGATGAAGGTTGAATTAGTTGAGAGGAAAGGGTTAGGTCATCCAGACTATATCGCTGACTCCGCAAGCGAAGTAGCCTCAAAGGCTCTATCTAGATATTACTTAAAACACTTTGGAACAATTCTCCATCACAACCTAGATAAGACACTGCTGGTTGGAGGTCAGTCTTCGCCAAAATTTGGAGGAGGAGAACTACTTGAACCTATTTACATCATTGTCGCTGGCAGGGCAACTACTGAAGTTAAAACTAACGATGGCGTTGAAAAAATTCCATTCGGCAAAATAATTGTTGAAGCAGTTAAGGACTGGATCAAGAGTAATTTCAGGTACCTGGATCCCGAGAAACATGTGATAGTGGACTATATGGTGAGAAAGGGAAGCACCGACCTGATAACCGTTTTCGAAGCCGGTAAAAAATCCATACCCTTGGCAAACGACACTAGTATTGGAGTAGGATATGCGCCCTTAACAACCCTTGAAAAACTCGTGTACGAGACGGAAAGACTGCTCAATTCACCACGGTTCAAGGATAAGCACCCGGCTGTGGGTGAAGACGTTAAAGTCATGGGGTTAAGAAGGGGGAAGACCGTAGCATTAACGATCGCCGCTGCAATAATCGACTCACAAGTAAGAGATATGGGAGAATACATCAACACTAAAGACCTGGTGAAGGAGGCTGTCCTAGACCTGGCATCCAAGATCGCGCCGGATTTCGATGTAAAGGTTTTCGTGAACACTGCGGATCTCCCAGACAAGGGAAGCGTTTATTTAACTGTAACTGGGACATCCGCAGAGCACGGTGACGACGGTGCCACAGGCCGGGGAAACAGGGCGAACGGGTTGATACCTCCAATGCGCCCAATAAGTCTCGAAGCCACGGCAGGAAAGAACCCGGTTAACCATGTAGGGAAGATATACAATGTAGTAGCGAGACAAATAGCTGAAAGGGTTTACAGCCAATTCAGCCATGTATTCAGCGACGTCTACGTTGAAATCCTCAGCCAGATCGGGAAGCCAATAGATAAGCCGTTAGTTGCTAGTATAAAGCTGATCCCGTTAGACATAAACATGGCGGAAACCCCGTCTCACATTATTAACGAGATTCAAGCAATAGCTAATGAGGAGCTTGAGAACATTGTCAATGTAACTGAGCTTGTGTTGAATGATAAGGTCTCACTGTACTAG
- the nucS gene encoding endonuclease NucS, which yields MAVAKVLENPDLESALRTIKEGLARNHLLIVIGECYIDYEGRSASKLGLGERMVIVKQDGAVLVHRPKGYSPVNWQPSTTTIEVWLRSGEGLSLMAVRNRPREYLRILFTRIFLIIEGVFHDAAEFVMYLSESEIRDIIFDNPDLLEPGFKPLEKEKRIGQGAVDIFGLDSNNNHVLVEIKRVMGDRDAVFQLYNYVENYKSGVNSNVRGILLAPSFTPGALELLAKLKLEFKEIDLKKLRMLSQSGRKKPDSTLLEYMNDGRKG from the coding sequence ATGGCTGTCGCCAAGGTTTTGGAAAATCCTGACCTGGAATCGGCTTTGAGAACGATTAAGGAGGGTTTGGCTAGAAATCACTTACTCATCGTTATCGGCGAATGCTATATCGACTACGAGGGGAGAAGCGCGTCTAAGCTTGGATTGGGAGAAAGGATGGTAATTGTAAAACAAGACGGGGCTGTACTCGTGCATAGGCCTAAGGGGTATTCTCCTGTTAACTGGCAGCCATCAACGACGACCATTGAAGTATGGCTGAGAAGTGGTGAAGGATTATCCTTAATGGCGGTTAGAAACCGTCCTCGCGAATATCTCAGGATACTTTTCACCAGGATTTTTCTAATCATTGAAGGAGTCTTCCATGATGCTGCAGAGTTCGTAATGTATCTGAGCGAGTCGGAGATAAGGGATATAATATTCGACAATCCTGACCTGCTGGAACCGGGGTTTAAACCATTGGAGAAGGAGAAGCGGATAGGGCAGGGAGCTGTGGATATTTTTGGATTGGATTCGAATAACAACCATGTCCTTGTAGAGATTAAAAGAGTGATGGGGGATCGCGACGCGGTTTTCCAATTATACAACTATGTGGAGAATTATAAGAGCGGGGTAAACAGCAATGTAAGGGGGATCTTGCTCGCACCATCATTTACCCCTGGAGCATTGGAGCTACTCGCGAAACTGAAGCTGGAGTTTAAGGAGATTGATTTAAAGAAATTAAGAATGTTGAGCCAATCAGGCAGGAAAAAACCCGACTCCACCCTTCTCGAATACATGAATGATGGGAGGAAGGGTTAG
- a CDS encoding RNA methyltransferase, with the protein MTPSKPLIVIEHLETGVSPWLLLEYRHCSKIYGKDFLLITNLPAKYHRLIGKYANVCEKSVKTLISDGKLEKDSTIILDPKSPVKLDFNALSNAKHVIVGGILGEHPPKGRTYELLTKELEGVKSFNIGNGQFSIDGTVYYVSYLLNHRSDEGLSFIDGLTIEYFEPVYRIVSLPFRYPLENGEPVIAPGLKYYLQYRRLPEEVWREINDP; encoded by the coding sequence TTGACGCCCTCCAAGCCATTGATAGTGATAGAGCACTTGGAAACCGGGGTCAGCCCCTGGTTACTGCTCGAGTATCGGCACTGCTCTAAAATCTATGGGAAAGACTTTCTACTCATCACGAACCTTCCTGCTAAGTATCATAGACTAATCGGAAAGTACGCTAACGTGTGCGAGAAAAGCGTTAAAACCTTGATCTCCGATGGCAAGTTGGAAAAGGATTCGACAATTATTCTCGACCCTAAAAGCCCTGTTAAACTGGATTTCAACGCTCTGAGCAACGCTAAGCACGTAATAGTTGGGGGTATACTAGGCGAACACCCGCCTAAAGGCCGAACGTACGAGTTGCTGACTAAGGAGTTGGAAGGTGTTAAATCGTTTAACATCGGGAATGGGCAGTTCAGCATTGATGGAACCGTTTACTATGTTAGCTACCTTCTTAACCATAGGAGCGATGAAGGCTTATCGTTTATCGATGGTTTGACCATTGAATACTTCGAGCCTGTTTACCGTATCGTAAGCCTGCCATTTAGGTATCCTCTGGAGAATGGTGAACCGGTTATCGCGCCGGGGTTAAAATACTATTTACAGTACAGGAGGCTTCCCGAGGAAGTGTGGAGGGAAATTAATGATCCATAA
- the rqcH gene encoding ribosome rescue protein RqcH, whose translation MLKKSMDILDVYAWISTNKNKLLECFVDNAYFSKNKWMLKLRGKNLGTPYLTIQPGARINLSQTEPALKTIDHFTRFLRSRLRDSRIVEVSMPRWERIIEFEVEKHGEKTRNIVELLPRGLWVVTDSEYRIKYASKLVEYRDREIKPGLPYKPPPSKGVPPSDDSLATSLLQGKDLVRALVFNWGLPGHIAEEIIYRAGLFPRKNDNPKTLSSSDIEALINNYKLLTDEAGRGKGYLVLEKENLQLFTAYNPSLFKEEYEFEVKELDSIDSAIDIYFTRLESLLELAEKQGEMKAKLDSLNERILRQKEIISNYQRRLEELSSTLSLIYSYFTEVSNILECARKTREEKGWEYIVKNCPGIVNIHKDKGEVELSVNGKVITLSIRTPLEKQIVELEKTKGELKRKIDAALNALKEIEKEYDYTKMELNKVSVSKIISIKPRSWYEKFHWLFTRNGFLVIGGRDASQNEVIVKKYLREKDIFLHADIHGGSAAVLLTNGKDPSPSDIEDAALIPACYSKAWKTGMGFIEVFWTMGSSVSLTPPPGEYLPKGAIMVYGRKNYLKIPLRLGLGVDVVCDEIYGPYYKVFISPPEVVKDKSVAYAILEPGDDSVQEVASKIAGYFSEILGNFHGFSVSIAPAEISGFVPGKSVVKLIQRGDRRVDCKE comes from the coding sequence GTGCTTAAAAAATCCATGGACATCTTAGACGTCTACGCCTGGATATCTACCAATAAAAACAAGCTACTGGAGTGCTTCGTGGATAACGCCTACTTCTCGAAAAACAAGTGGATGTTGAAACTGAGAGGTAAAAACCTTGGAACACCCTATCTCACCATACAGCCCGGTGCAAGGATAAACCTGTCCCAGACAGAACCAGCGTTGAAAACCATTGATCATTTCACAAGATTCCTTAGAAGCAGGCTGAGGGATTCTAGGATTGTCGAGGTCTCCATGCCAAGGTGGGAGAGGATTATCGAGTTTGAGGTTGAGAAACATGGTGAGAAAACCAGGAATATTGTTGAACTTCTCCCGCGGGGACTATGGGTTGTTACTGATTCAGAGTACAGAATAAAATACGCGAGCAAGCTAGTCGAATACAGGGATAGGGAGATAAAACCCGGTCTCCCATACAAGCCACCCCCGTCTAAGGGAGTGCCCCCTAGTGATGATTCGCTTGCAACATCACTACTTCAGGGCAAAGACCTTGTGAGAGCACTCGTGTTCAACTGGGGCCTGCCCGGACATATTGCTGAGGAGATAATCTACCGTGCAGGGTTATTTCCACGGAAAAACGACAACCCTAAAACCTTGTCCTCAAGCGACATAGAAGCATTGATAAACAACTACAAGCTACTCACAGATGAAGCAGGAAGAGGGAAAGGATACCTCGTACTGGAGAAGGAAAACCTCCAATTATTCACCGCCTACAACCCGTCATTGTTTAAAGAGGAATACGAGTTTGAAGTGAAAGAGCTGGACTCGATCGATAGCGCGATAGACATCTACTTCACTCGGTTAGAATCGCTCCTGGAGCTCGCGGAGAAACAGGGTGAGATGAAGGCAAAGCTGGATAGTTTAAACGAGAGAATACTACGGCAGAAAGAAATAATTTCTAATTACCAACGCCGGTTAGAGGAGTTAAGCAGCACGCTCTCCTTAATATACTCATACTTTACAGAGGTTTCCAACATTCTAGAATGCGCGAGGAAAACCAGGGAGGAGAAAGGATGGGAGTACATTGTTAAGAATTGCCCAGGAATAGTAAACATCCATAAGGATAAGGGAGAAGTAGAGCTCTCGGTAAACGGGAAAGTCATCACCTTGTCGATTAGAACACCCCTTGAAAAACAAATAGTAGAGCTTGAAAAGACTAAGGGAGAGTTAAAGAGGAAAATAGATGCTGCTTTAAACGCTTTAAAAGAAATTGAGAAGGAATATGACTATACGAAGATGGAGCTAAACAAGGTCTCAGTGTCAAAAATAATCTCGATCAAGCCTAGATCATGGTATGAAAAATTCCACTGGCTTTTCACAAGGAACGGCTTCTTAGTAATAGGTGGACGAGACGCGTCACAGAATGAAGTGATAGTGAAAAAATATTTGCGGGAGAAAGACATCTTCCTCCATGCAGATATTCACGGGGGTTCTGCAGCAGTCTTACTAACAAACGGAAAAGACCCATCCCCCTCGGATATAGAAGATGCTGCTTTAATACCAGCTTGTTACTCAAAGGCTTGGAAAACCGGGATGGGGTTTATAGAAGTATTCTGGACCATGGGTTCAAGTGTGTCGCTTACGCCTCCTCCAGGCGAGTATCTTCCGAAAGGGGCTATTATGGTTTACGGGAGGAAGAATTACCTGAAAATTCCTCTGAGACTAGGTCTAGGTGTAGACGTGGTCTGCGATGAAATCTACGGACCATACTACAAGGTTTTCATATCACCGCCGGAAGTTGTGAAGGACAAGTCCGTAGCATACGCGATTCTCGAGCCAGGAGATGATAGTGTTCAAGAAGTTGCAAGCAAGATAGCCGGTTACTTCAGCGAAATCCTAGGAAACTTCCACGGGTTCTCCGTTTCAATAGCCCCTGCAGAGATAAGTGGTTTCGTACCGGGGAAATCTGTTGTTAAGCTAATCCAACGCGGTGATAGACGGGTTGATTGTAAAGAATAA
- a CDS encoding Mut7-C RNAse domain-containing protein produces the protein MDNNDVKFIVDNMLGSLSRWLRILGYDTVYNKDFEDWKILQIAEEEKRYIVTRDRGLHRRALNKGLKSIYLWMDDLEDRLSFIALTTGIKLSVDFNNTRCPEDNTPLRRVSRQAVKDRVPEKVYKLHEDFWECPRCGKVYWVGRHWRMIEKVLETARKKLEENRMDVKKGIIDVSGSS, from the coding sequence TTGGATAATAATGATGTTAAATTCATAGTAGACAACATGCTGGGGTCTCTTTCTAGATGGCTTAGAATACTGGGCTACGACACCGTGTATAACAAGGATTTTGAGGATTGGAAAATTCTTCAAATAGCGGAGGAGGAGAAAAGATATATCGTTACGAGGGATAGAGGGCTTCACCGACGCGCGTTAAACAAGGGATTGAAAAGCATTTATCTCTGGATGGATGATCTCGAGGATCGTTTATCGTTCATTGCGCTCACCACGGGCATTAAGCTCAGCGTTGATTTCAACAATACCAGATGCCCAGAGGACAATACGCCGTTGAGGAGAGTTAGCAGGCAAGCGGTTAAGGACAGGGTACCCGAGAAAGTTTACAAACTGCATGAGGATTTCTGGGAGTGTCCGCGGTGTGGAAAAGTCTACTGGGTTGGGCGTCACTGGAGAATGATTGAGAAAGTTCTTGAAACAGCGAGAAAGAAATTAGAGGAGAATCGGATGGATGTTAAAAAGGGGATCATAGATGTTTCCGGTTCATCCTAG
- a CDS encoding CBS domain-containing protein yields the protein MRSDGTPNFNDHIYKAPSELQLVVKREVKVISPSATIMKAVEEMSRSFRSLVVTTGNRPLGILHASNIVDYLGGGSLFNIVEKRYGLNLYSALEREVVETIMTRRMVQVPDTAKIINVLEAMAVTGSGVVLVVNKEGGLEGIVTEHDMVVYLSGVVSTGLIVKDVMSTPVAVIDRKSSLKKAMEEMITQGFRRLPVVDGEVVVGMLTAVDVVRYFGSHEAFKKTITGNILEALSVPVEEIMSENLVTVREDEDLAKAVYEMLSRNVSSVLVTDEEGVLKGIVTERDVLYALSTASKRL from the coding sequence TTGAGAAGCGACGGCACCCCCAACTTTAATGATCACATTTACAAGGCTCCTTCAGAGCTTCAACTCGTTGTAAAGCGTGAAGTAAAAGTAATAAGCCCCTCTGCAACCATCATGAAAGCTGTTGAAGAAATGTCTCGTAGTTTTAGATCCCTCGTAGTAACCACGGGAAACCGCCCCCTAGGCATTCTGCACGCTTCAAACATCGTGGACTACCTGGGAGGGGGTTCGCTATTCAATATAGTGGAGAAGAGGTATGGGCTTAACCTTTACAGCGCCCTGGAGAGAGAGGTTGTAGAGACTATAATGACCCGTAGAATGGTTCAAGTACCGGATACTGCTAAAATAATCAATGTTCTCGAAGCAATGGCTGTGACAGGGTCGGGCGTCGTCCTTGTTGTTAACAAGGAGGGAGGTCTCGAGGGAATAGTCACAGAACACGACATGGTGGTTTACTTATCAGGCGTAGTCTCCACGGGGCTCATTGTTAAGGATGTTATGTCAACCCCTGTAGCCGTTATTGATCGAAAATCTAGTTTGAAAAAAGCAATGGAGGAAATGATCACCCAGGGATTTAGAAGACTGCCAGTGGTTGATGGAGAAGTTGTTGTGGGAATGTTAACAGCCGTGGACGTGGTAAGGTACTTCGGCTCTCACGAAGCTTTTAAGAAAACAATTACTGGAAATATTCTCGAAGCATTATCTGTACCAGTCGAGGAAATCATGAGCGAGAACCTGGTGACTGTAAGGGAGGATGAAGACCTTGCGAAAGCAGTTTATGAAATGCTGTCTAGGAATGTTAGCTCCGTGTTGGTGACTGATGAAGAAGGGGTTTTGAAAGGAATAGTAACGGAGAGAGACGTTTTGTACGCCTTATCAACAGCTTCTAAGAGGTTATGA
- a CDS encoding class I SAM-dependent methyltransferase has translation MEPSVVSKYDITSNSYDELYGEEQFLKYDFIFSKLSVRLGRDVADIGCGTGLLYEFLKKAFKQTPLRYLCIDASEGMIRRAASKNPRDPRVIFIVSFAENLPLKDGSVDDAIMITVWDNLENPLEAVAELERVARNSVIITKHSKTASLPPKVFDNRFEHVGVLIDEVYVFRKRYL, from the coding sequence TTGGAGCCCAGCGTGGTCAGCAAGTACGACATAACAAGCAACTCCTACGATGAATTATACGGTGAGGAGCAGTTCTTGAAGTATGACTTCATTTTCAGCAAACTAAGTGTGAGGCTCGGTCGTGATGTAGCGGATATCGGGTGCGGTACCGGACTACTTTACGAGTTCTTGAAAAAAGCTTTTAAACAAACACCGTTGAGGTACCTATGTATTGATGCGAGCGAGGGAATGATCCGTAGAGCAGCCTCGAAGAACCCTAGGGATCCCCGTGTAATTTTCATCGTATCATTCGCTGAAAACCTCCCCCTTAAGGACGGTTCTGTGGACGATGCGATTATGATAACGGTTTGGGATAATCTTGAAAACCCCTTAGAAGCTGTTGCCGAGCTAGAAAGGGTTGCAAGAAACAGTGTCATAATCACTAAGCACTCTAAAACTGCTTCTCTACCTCCAAAAGTATTTGACAACCGCTTCGAGCATGTGGGGGTATTGATTGATGAGGTTTACGTTTTCCGGAAAAGATATCTTTAA
- a CDS encoding LSM domain-containing protein has product MAARLARPQSPFKILKSSEGQIVLVKIKGGYEYVGNLDLIDNTMNVVMSNCTEYSKDGKPVARYGKLIIRGSHIQYISVNYGQVAPEKVSL; this is encoded by the coding sequence ATGGCTGCCAGACTAGCTAGGCCGCAAAGCCCTTTCAAAATTTTGAAGAGCTCTGAGGGGCAGATCGTTCTCGTAAAGATAAAGGGCGGGTACGAGTACGTTGGGAATTTGGATCTAATAGACAACACTATGAACGTGGTCATGAGCAACTGCACAGAGTACTCGAAGGATGGGAAACCGGTTGCCAGGTATGGGAAGCTGATAATTCGTGGAAGCCACATCCAATACATAAGCGTTAACTATGGACAGGTTGCGCCTGAAAAAGTCTCCTTGTAA
- a CDS encoding TIGR00296 family protein yields MFPVHPSEISLDEGVFLVRLARKAIEKIVIEGETLKPPEDVPEKFKRPGMTFTTIETYLGEKATSLRGCIGFLSPVYSLLESTIYSAIEAATGDPRFPPVSAWELDKILVEVTVLSTPTPIIVSDRKLLPRLITIGKHGFVVEKGFYKGTLLPVVPVEYCWEREEFLSETCLKAGLRPDCWLDPSTRIYYYEGRVFKEKTPKGDIYERDLSQEYVNECFKR; encoded by the coding sequence ATGTTTCCGGTTCATCCTAGCGAAATATCTCTTGATGAAGGAGTGTTCCTTGTAAGGCTAGCTAGGAAGGCGATTGAAAAAATAGTTATTGAAGGAGAGACGTTGAAGCCTCCTGAAGATGTACCAGAGAAGTTTAAAAGACCAGGGATGACTTTCACAACTATTGAAACATACCTGGGGGAGAAGGCCACTAGTTTAAGGGGTTGCATAGGGTTCCTATCCCCTGTATACAGCTTGTTGGAGTCGACAATATATTCCGCTATCGAGGCTGCCACCGGAGACCCCAGGTTTCCCCCGGTCTCTGCCTGGGAGTTAGATAAGATTTTAGTCGAGGTAACAGTTCTCTCCACCCCTACGCCCATCATAGTTTCTGATAGAAAATTACTGCCCAGGCTGATAACTATAGGGAAGCATGGGTTTGTTGTTGAAAAAGGGTTTTATAAAGGAACACTACTCCCTGTTGTTCCAGTTGAGTACTGCTGGGAGCGTGAGGAATTCCTCTCAGAAACATGTCTCAAAGCTGGTCTAAGACCTGACTGCTGGCTTGACCCGTCTACAAGGATATACTATTATGAGGGCAGGGTTTTCAAGGAGAAGACACCTAAAGGAGATATTTACGAAAGAGACCTGTCTCAAGAGTACGTGAACGAGTGTTTTAAGAGATGA